The Streptomyces sp. TLI_105 DNA segment GGGGGCGTCGCGAGCCAGGCGGGACTTTCCGGACACCCCCTGGGGCGCGTCCGGCGGATCTTGTGACTTCGCGGGTTCTGTCTCGTTGGCATGCGCCTGGGGCGGGGAGATCTTCCGAACGTGGAGTGGGTCCGGATGAAGCCGCGTCTACCGAAGTCCGGGCAGCGTGGGGGCCATTGGGCCAGTCATCGCGGGATCGTCAACGGGCAGAGGGGGGAGCTCCGTCGCCTCGCCGACAGGCTGATGAACATGAACTGGAGGATGGACACTCCGGTGGGGACCCCGCTCTGGGCGGCCTGATCAAGGGTGGCGTTCAACGCGGGCACCAGCCGCGGATCGGCGGCTGGTGCCCGCTTCGTCAACGGCAGCCCGTGTCTTCGCGCCGAGCAGCCGTGGCTTGGTTCGCAGGCGCCAGCACGGGGCTGTTGTGATAGGCGGCGATCAGCCACTGGCCGTTCCGCTTCTCGAAGACCCAGGTCGCGTTCACCTTCCGCGGGTCCGGAACCTCGGTCTCGCCGGCGAACAGGATGCCGGATTCGCTGACGACGATCGCGCCGTCCTTGCCGAGGAAGCGGATGCTGAGCTGCTTGTTGTAGGTCGAGCTGCCCTTGAGCGGTCCCTCGAAGGCCAGGGCCATGTTCTGCCGGATCACGTCACGACCGTCGCGGAGCGATCCGGTCATGATGGCGGTCGCGTCCGCGGTGTAGTCGGCGACCATGGCGTCGGCGTCGCCCGCCTCCCATGCCTTGTAGGAGTCGACCAGCACGGCCTTGATCGCGGCCTCGTCTTCCGCACGACTGACTGACATCGGGTTCTCCCCTGTGAGCGGTTCGTCCGGGGTGTTCCGGCGAACTCGGCAGTACATACCGGCGGTGGGGTCGGAACTCATCGCGCCCGCGGGCAAAAAATGTCGAGGTGTGCGGGACGGAGACCTGCCGCACTGCCGGAGACCCCCGCCGTGCCCCCTGCTGCTCGAACCGTCGTCCCCCTCACCTGGCTACATACGACCCCCGACGCCGGTGAGTCCCTGGTCGTCGAGTCCGGTGGCCAGACCGAAGGACGCGAAGACCTCGGAACCCTGGAACACCGAGTTCCGGCTGATGCCCTCGGCAGTGACGGTGAAGATCTGGAGCGTGTGCAGCCGGTATCCGCCACCGACGCGCTGGTAGGCGGCGAAGCCGGGCTGGCCGTTGGCCGCGACCGCCTTCAGACGCCAGTCCGTTCCGAGCGCCCCGAAGACCCATTCCATGAACAGGCCGTAGTTGCCGCGGCCGACGAACCAGTTGAGCACCGGCGGCATCTCCATGAGCACGTCCTCGGTGAGCAGCCGCTTGAGACCCTCGACGTCGGCGTGCTCGAACGCCTTCATGTAGCGCTCGACCCAGGCGCGCTGTTCTGCTGCGGACGGCTCGCTGAGACCCTCCTGCCGGACCCCGACCTCCTTCACCCGAGTACGCGCCCGCTGCAGGGAACTGTTCACCGATGCGGCGGTGGTGCCGAGGATTTCCGCCGCCTCGGACGCGGAGAAGCGCAGCACGTCACGCAGGATCAGCGCACCGCGCTGACGCGCCGACAGGTGCTGCAGGGCGGCGGCGAACGCCAAGCGCAGGGTGCTGCGGTCGATCACGGCCCCAGCCGGATCGCCGGCGTCCAGCAACGAGTCCGGCAAGGGCTGGAGCCAGGCGGCGCTCTCTCCCTGGACGAGCGGCCCGAGCGGGTCCGACGCGGCCACCAGCCCCGACGGCAGCGGTCGGCGGCCGCGAGCCTCCAAGGCGGTCAGGCAGGCGTTCGTCGCGATCCGGTAGAGCCAGGTGCGCAGTGAGCTGCGAGTGTCGTCGTACTGTTCCCGCGCCCGCCACGCCCTCAGGTACGTGTCCTGAACCAAGTCCTCGGCATCGTGAGCCGAGCCGAGCATCCGGTAGCAATACGCCAGCAGCTCCGTTCGGAACGGTTCGACCAGCCGATCGAAGCCTTCTTCTCCTGCCGTCACGCCCACGCCCCGTTCTCTGCTCCTGCCCAGACCACCGTATCCGGAGGCAGCGACACCCACGGCGGGTTCCCAGGCGCGGGTTTCGTCCGGCTGGACCTCGATGCGGCCACCGTCGTACCCGGCTGCTGCCTGGTCGTACTCCCTCCTGGAGCGCTCGCTTCGTTGACGGCACCCCCCTCTACACCCCTCCACGATCCTGCGCGGAGCAGCACTGGGAGGTGTGCGCGCCGGGACCGGCGGCTCCTGATCCGGGCGGGGTCAGGTGTGGTGCCGCTGGTGTCCTGACCCGCACCGACCTGTGCGCCGCACGCGTGGTGCGGGTCCAGGCGCGGAAACCTGGGCCCGGCAAGGGGCATCGCCCAGCAGAGTGCGGGGCCCGTCAGGCGCGTCCGCGTAGCGCCGCCGCGTAGGCCTCGTCCGGGTCGAGGCGGCGGAGTTCCTCGGCGATCAGTTCCGCGGTGGTCCGGACCTTCAGGGCGAGGACCCTGCTGGGCTGGCCGGGGATGGCGAGGCGTGCGACCGGTCCCTCGGGCCGGTCGATGCGGATCTCTCCGTCGGGGGTGCCCATGCGGACGGCCGTGACGACGGGGCCGTCGGTGACGACCCGGTCGACGGGGACGTCGAGCCGGACCTCGAACCAGCGGGCCAGGAGTTCGGCGCTGGGGTTCTCCGCCTCGCTCTCGACGGCGGCGGAGGTGATGGTGAGCGGTGCCTGGTCCAGGGCGGCGGCCAGCATCGAACGCCACGGGGTGAGCCGGGTCCAGGCGAGGTCGGTGTCGCCGGGGGCGTACGAGGCGGCGCGCTTCTCCAGTGCGGTGAGGGGGTCCTCGACCGCGTACATGTCGGTGATGCGGCGCTGCGCGAGCGAGCCCAGCGGATCCCGGGAGGGCACTTCGGGGGCGTCGACGGGCCACCAGACGACGACGGGCGCGTCCGGCAGGAGCAGCGGCAGGACCACGGAGTCGGCGCGGGCGCCGACTTCGCCGTACAGCCGGAGCAGGACCGTCTCGCCCGAGCCGGCGTCGGTGCCGAGCCGGACCTCGGCGTCGAGCCGGGTCTCGTACCGCTCGCGGGGGGTGCGGGCGTGGCGCTTGATGACGACGAGGGTGCGGGAGGGGTGTTCCCGCGAGGCCTCGTTGGCCGCCTTGACGGAGTCGTACGCGTTCTCCTCGTCGGTGACGACGACGAGGGTGAGCACGGCGCCGACGGCGGGGGTGCCGACGGCCCTGCGACCCTGCAGGATCGCTTTGTTGATCTTGCTGGAGTCGGTGTCCGTCAGATCGATCTTCATGTGCGGCGCCCGTCCCTTCCTTCTGCGGCGAGCCTAACCCTCCCGCGCGGCGGACGCGTGCGGGTCCCCCTGCGGAAGTCGCCCTACGCCGACTCGGGTTCCACGTCGGGGGCCGGTTCGGGGGACGCCTGTTCCTGGGCGCGGCGGCCGACGACGGCCGCGGCGGCGATCGCCGTGCCGAGGAAGGCGGCGGCCACCACCCACGGGCGGTCGAGGACGTGTCCGGTGACGTGGTCCAGGGAGTAGCGTCCGGCGCCGGTGATGCCGATCCCTGCGGCCGTGAAGCCGAGGAAGGCCGGGTACTCGTAGCCTCCGCCCTGGGCGAAGAAGCCGGCGGGGGCGTGGACGGCGACGGCTCCGGCCATGGCCCCCGCCGCGGCGGCTCCGGCGGCCGGGGTGGCGAGGCCGAGCGCGAGGAGGACTCCGCCGCCCGCCTCGCCGAGACCGGCGGCGATCGCGCTCTCGCGGCCCGGGTTGAAGCCCATGGCCTCCATCGCCTTGGTGGTGCCTTCGAGGCCGCCGCCCCCGAACCAGCCGAGGAGTTTCTGTGTGCCGTGCGCGGCGAGCACGGCACCGGTGCCGACTCTCAGCACGAGCAGTCCGAGATCGCGTCGATTGGGGTGGCCCATGGGGTTCTCCAGGTGCGGGAGGCGGACGCGTACGCCCTCCACTCTCGTCCCGATCACCTCCCCTCGCCCTCCGGGACCCACTCGGAATGGGCCACTCGAGTCATGTTTTGCGGCTCTTGACCACTGTTGCTTGACTGGGTGGGCTTTCGTCCCCGAGGGAAGTGGGTACGCATGTCCGCCGAGTCCACCGAGACCGCAGCCCTGCGGGAGAAGGTCCGGGCGCTGATGCCCCGGGCGAAGGAGGACCTGACCGCGCTGGTGGCGATGCGTTCCGTCGCCGACCCGCGCCAGTTCCCGCCCGAGGAGTGCGCCAAGACCGCCGACTTCCTCGTGCGGGCCTTCACGGAGGCCGGACTCCGGGACATGCGCCGGGTGACGACCCCGGACGGCACGGACGCGGTGGTGGGGCACGCGCCGGGGCCCGAGGGGGCGCCGACGGTGCTGCTCTACTGCCACTACGACGTGCAGCCGCCCCTCGACGACGCCGCCTGGCGGACCCCGCCCTTCGAGCTCGCGGAGCGCGACGGGCGCTGGTACGGCCGCGGGGCCGCCGACTGCAAGGGCAACATCGTGATGCACCTGACGGCGCTGCGCGCCCTCGGCGGGCCCGAGGGCCGGGGCTTCCCGGTGAACATCAAGTTCGTGGCGGAGGGTTCGGAGGAGCAGGGCACGGGCGGTCTGGAGCAGCTCGTGCCGCTGCGGCCCGAACTGTTCGCCGCCGACACCCTGTTGGTCTGCGACACCGGAAACTTCGCGCTCGGCCTGCCCACTGCCACCACCTCGCTGCGCGGGCTCACCAACGTCGTCGTGACCGTCTCCACCCTCAGGGGCGAGATGCACTCCGGCATGTTCGGCGGCCCGGCGCCCGACGCCCTCGCCGCACTCGTCCGGATCCTCGACAGCCTCCGCGACGAGCACGGCAACACGACGATCAAGGGACTGCCCGACGACGGCGTCTGGGACGGGGTGGACTACCCGGTCGAGCAGTTCCGCGCCGATGTGGGCGTACTGGACGGGGTGTCCCTCGTCGGGACGGGCTCGGTCGCCGACGAACTGTGGGCCCGGCCCGCCGTCACCGTCCTCGGCATCGACTGCCCGCCGGTGGTGGGCTCCTCGGCCGCGATCCAGGCGAGGGTACGGGCCAGGGTCAGCCTGCGGGTGCCGCCGGGGATCGACGCGGACGACGCCCTGCGCGCCCTGACGGACCATCTGACCTCGGCCGCCCCCTGGGGCGCCCGGGTGGAGGTGGAGGCGGAGAGCGCCGGGCAGCCCTTCCGGGCGCACACCGACGGCCCCGCCTACCGGGCCCTGGGGGCGGCGCTCCGCGAGGCGTACGGGAAGGACATGGTCCAGTCGGGGCAGGGCGGCTCGATCCCGCTGTGCAACGTGCTCGCCGCGCAGTTCCCGACGGCGGAGATCGCCCTCATCGGCGTCGAGGAGCCGGGCTGTCTCATCCACGCGCCGAACGAGAGCGTGGACCCTTCCGAGATCGAGCACATGGCGCTGGCCGAGGCCCTGTTCCTGAGCTCCTACGCCACCCCGCTCTGACCCCCCGCCGCCATCTGCAACGAAAGGACCGGTGCGGTTCCATGACACAGACCCACGACAGTCCGTACGGCCGCTCCCCGCGAGAGGACGCGCCACCCGGGCCCCTGGGGCTCCTGGCGGGCTTCGCCTGGCAGGCCCTGCTCGTCGCCGGGCTCGTCTCGCTGGTCCTCGGCGTCATGGTGCTGGCCTGGCCGGAGGCCA contains these protein-coding regions:
- the opcA gene encoding glucose-6-phosphate dehydrogenase assembly protein OpcA, with amino-acid sequence MKIDLTDTDSSKINKAILQGRRAVGTPAVGAVLTLVVVTDEENAYDSVKAANEASREHPSRTLVVIKRHARTPRERYETRLDAEVRLGTDAGSGETVLLRLYGEVGARADSVVLPLLLPDAPVVVWWPVDAPEVPSRDPLGSLAQRRITDMYAVEDPLTALEKRAASYAPGDTDLAWTRLTPWRSMLAAALDQAPLTITSAAVESEAENPSAELLARWFEVRLDVPVDRVVTDGPVVTAVRMGTPDGEIRIDRPEGPVARLAIPGQPSRVLALKVRTTAELIAEELRRLDPDEAYAAALRGRA
- a CDS encoding SgcJ/EcaC family oxidoreductase codes for the protein MSVSRAEDEAAIKAVLVDSYKAWEAGDADAMVADYTADATAIMTGSLRDGRDVIRQNMALAFEGPLKGSSTYNKQLSIRFLGKDGAIVVSESGILFAGETEVPDPRKVNATWVFEKRNGQWLIAAYHNSPVLAPANQATAARREDTGCR
- a CDS encoding dipeptidase, whose amino-acid sequence is MSAESTETAALREKVRALMPRAKEDLTALVAMRSVADPRQFPPEECAKTADFLVRAFTEAGLRDMRRVTTPDGTDAVVGHAPGPEGAPTVLLYCHYDVQPPLDDAAWRTPPFELAERDGRWYGRGAADCKGNIVMHLTALRALGGPEGRGFPVNIKFVAEGSEEQGTGGLEQLVPLRPELFAADTLLVCDTGNFALGLPTATTSLRGLTNVVVTVSTLRGEMHSGMFGGPAPDALAALVRILDSLRDEHGNTTIKGLPDDGVWDGVDYPVEQFRADVGVLDGVSLVGTGSVADELWARPAVTVLGIDCPPVVGSSAAIQARVRARVSLRVPPGIDADDALRALTDHLTSAAPWGARVEVEAESAGQPFRAHTDGPAYRALGAALREAYGKDMVQSGQGGSIPLCNVLAAQFPTAEIALIGVEEPGCLIHAPNESVDPSEIEHMALAEALFLSSYATPL
- a CDS encoding DoxX family protein, producing the protein MGHPNRRDLGLLVLRVGTGAVLAAHGTQKLLGWFGGGGLEGTTKAMEAMGFNPGRESAIAAGLGEAGGGVLLALGLATPAAGAAAAGAMAGAVAVHAPAGFFAQGGGYEYPAFLGFTAAGIGITGAGRYSLDHVTGHVLDRPWVVAAAFLGTAIAAAAVVGRRAQEQASPEPAPDVEPESA
- a CDS encoding sigma-70 family RNA polymerase sigma factor, translated to MGVTAGEEGFDRLVEPFRTELLAYCYRMLGSAHDAEDLVQDTYLRAWRAREQYDDTRSSLRTWLYRIATNACLTALEARGRRPLPSGLVAASDPLGPLVQGESAAWLQPLPDSLLDAGDPAGAVIDRSTLRLAFAAALQHLSARQRGALILRDVLRFSASEAAEILGTTAASVNSSLQRARTRVKEVGVRQEGLSEPSAAEQRAWVERYMKAFEHADVEGLKRLLTEDVLMEMPPVLNWFVGRGNYGLFMEWVFGALGTDWRLKAVAANGQPGFAAYQRVGGGYRLHTLQIFTVTAEGISRNSVFQGSEVFASFGLATGLDDQGLTGVGGRM